From Falsiruegeria litorea R37, the proteins below share one genomic window:
- a CDS encoding cobalamin biosynthesis protein, whose protein sequence is MIVAGLGFSSQATADSLRAAYDLASVGHHVTALATVAGKDGHPALTEFALRLNLPLHLLPADDLAGQRTLTCSPRSRATYGTGSVAEAAALSAAGPGARLLAPRHISTDRLATCAVAIGVPS, encoded by the coding sequence ATGATTGTTGCGGGTCTCGGTTTTTCTTCGCAAGCGACTGCGGACAGTTTGCGCGCGGCCTATGATCTGGCCAGTGTCGGGCATCACGTAACCGCGCTTGCGACCGTGGCGGGCAAGGACGGCCACCCGGCGCTGACCGAGTTTGCGCTCCGCCTGAACCTGCCCCTGCACCTGTTGCCCGCTGATGATCTTGCCGGGCAACGCACCCTGACATGCTCGCCGCGCAGCCGCGCCACTTATGGCACCGGCAGCGTCGCTGAGGCCGCCGCCCTGTCCGCCGCAGGCCCTGGCGCCCGGCTGCTGGCCCCCCGACATATCTCGACCGACCGCCTGGCCACCTGCGCGGTCGCAATTGGAGTACCCTCATGA
- a CDS encoding CbtB domain-containing protein, whose translation MTTKTLKAAAAGSSILPAIFAVVLGLGIITVTGHVQASGLHDAAHDVRHATGFPCH comes from the coding sequence ATGACGACCAAAACTCTCAAGGCAGCCGCCGCCGGTTCAAGCATCCTGCCCGCTATTTTTGCAGTGGTACTGGGCCTGGGGATCATCACCGTGACCGGTCACGTTCAGGCATCGGGCCTGCACGACGCGGCCCACGATGTACGCCACGCAACTGGCTTCCCCTGCCACTAA
- the cbiE gene encoding precorrin-6y C5,15-methyltransferase (decarboxylating) subunit CbiE, translating into MSDIPFEKPWLTVIGLGEDGLDGLSPASRQVLDAAEVIMAPPRHLSLVPEGHQERIEWPVPYADGFAQLLDLRGRQVAVLASGDPFWFGAGSVIARNLAPGEWTARPGPSTFALAAASLAWPLEKTLTMGLHAAPLTRLRPHMAPGLRAIVLLRDGDAVLALADWLTAIGFGESKLNVMEALGGPRQRLRSSKSCDLEFDDIQHPVCVGLDVAGDGLTLPKASGKPDTIFETDGQITKRPVRALTLSALAPQRGEHLWDIGGGTGSIGIEWLMCHPSLTATTIEPRADRAERIRRNADALGQDRLEVVHGIAPAVLDGLDLPDVVFIGGGLSDELMGWLKDNLDAGTRLVANAVTLESEATLAQWHEQLGGDLLRIELAQSAPLGPRRGWKSAYPVVQWSVTL; encoded by the coding sequence ATGTCTGACATTCCGTTCGAAAAACCGTGGCTCACCGTGATCGGGTTGGGCGAAGATGGACTGGATGGCCTGTCGCCCGCAAGCCGTCAAGTGCTGGACGCGGCCGAGGTCATCATGGCCCCGCCCCGCCACCTGTCTCTGGTCCCCGAGGGGCATCAAGAGCGCATCGAATGGCCGGTGCCCTATGCGGACGGGTTTGCGCAGCTACTGGACCTGCGTGGACGACAAGTTGCGGTTCTGGCCTCGGGCGATCCGTTTTGGTTCGGCGCGGGCTCGGTCATCGCGCGCAATCTGGCCCCAGGCGAATGGACCGCGCGGCCCGGCCCGTCGACCTTTGCCCTGGCTGCCGCGAGCCTCGCGTGGCCGCTGGAAAAGACCTTGACCATGGGTTTGCACGCCGCTCCGCTGACCCGGTTGCGCCCGCATATGGCCCCCGGTCTGCGCGCCATTGTGCTGCTGCGCGATGGGGACGCCGTGCTGGCGTTGGCGGATTGGCTGACGGCGATCGGGTTCGGGGAAAGCAAACTGAATGTCATGGAAGCGCTTGGCGGACCGCGTCAACGGCTGCGTTCGTCCAAATCGTGTGATCTGGAATTTGATGACATCCAGCATCCGGTCTGCGTGGGACTTGATGTGGCGGGCGATGGCCTGACCCTGCCCAAAGCCAGCGGCAAGCCCGATACGATTTTTGAAACCGACGGGCAAATCACCAAGCGCCCCGTGCGCGCCCTTACTCTGTCGGCACTGGCCCCACAGCGGGGCGAGCACCTGTGGGACATTGGCGGCGGCACCGGCTCTATCGGGATCGAATGGCTGATGTGCCATCCCAGTCTGACCGCCACCACGATCGAGCCCCGCGCCGACCGGGCCGAGCGCATTCGGCGCAATGCCGACGCCCTGGGGCAGGACAGGCTGGAGGTGGTGCATGGCATCGCCCCCGCCGTGCTCGACGGTCTCGATCTGCCGGACGTTGTGTTCATCGGCGGCGGCTTGAGTGATGAATTGATGGGCTGGCTCAAAGATAATCTTGATGCTGGAACCCGCCTTGTCGCCAATGCCGTAACACTGGAAAGCGAAGCAACGCTGGCGCAGTGGCACGAACAACTGGGCGGTGACCTGCTCCGGATCGAACTGGCACAATCCGCGCCTCTGGGTCCGCGCCGGGGCTGGAAATCGGCCTATCCGGTGGTGCAGTGGAGCGTGACGCTATGA
- a CDS encoding cobyrinate a,c-diamide synthase — protein sequence MTNPPGVLISAPSSGTGKTTVMLGLLRALAEDGLAVQPFKSGPDYIDPAFHLAAAKRPSFNIDSWAMGEDLLGAIATQAQGADIVVAEGSMGLFDGVAKPGAVGHGTSAETALRMGWPVVLVLDVGGQAQSAAATALGFRMYNPDLPFAGVILNRCASPRHERLTRLGMERAGLPVLGVLPRRGDLTLPERHLGLIQAIEHPDLEAAITGYAAFLREHVDLDAIRAAASSGSHEPSSAALPRPPAQRIALARDAAFSFTYPHLLKGWREAGAEILPFSPLANEAPDPDADLVWLPGGYPELHAGTLAAAETFHTGLRKHAETKSVHGECGGYMALGEALVDKDGARHQMAGLLGLVTSYEKRKFNLGYRKAQLVAPMPGFATGTELRGHEFHYSSIVEQPDAPLARVFDAEGAEGPQTGSVRGHVTGTFFHLIAEDSK from the coding sequence ATGACCAATCCCCCCGGCGTTCTGATTTCCGCCCCCTCTTCGGGGACCGGCAAAACCACGGTCATGTTGGGCCTGCTGCGCGCGTTGGCCGAGGACGGCTTGGCGGTGCAGCCCTTCAAAAGCGGACCGGATTACATCGACCCGGCCTTTCACCTGGCAGCTGCCAAACGCCCGTCGTTCAACATCGACAGCTGGGCCATGGGAGAGGACCTGTTGGGCGCCATCGCGACCCAGGCCCAAGGCGCCGATATCGTGGTCGCCGAAGGTTCGATGGGCTTGTTTGATGGCGTTGCCAAACCCGGCGCCGTCGGCCACGGCACCAGTGCTGAAACAGCGCTGCGCATGGGTTGGCCTGTGGTCTTGGTTCTGGATGTGGGCGGACAGGCGCAGTCGGCTGCGGCAACCGCCTTGGGTTTTCGGATGTACAACCCCGACCTGCCCTTTGCAGGCGTGATCCTGAACCGCTGCGCCAGCCCACGCCACGAGCGGCTAACCCGCCTGGGCATGGAGCGCGCAGGCCTGCCGGTTTTGGGCGTTCTGCCCCGACGCGGCGACCTGACCTTGCCAGAACGTCACCTGGGCCTGATCCAGGCCATTGAACATCCCGACCTCGAAGCCGCAATCACCGGCTATGCGGCGTTCCTGCGCGAACATGTCGATCTGGATGCGATCCGGGCGGCGGCCTCCTCAGGCTCACATGAGCCATCGTCGGCCGCGCTGCCGCGCCCCCCGGCGCAACGGATCGCGCTGGCCCGCGATGCTGCGTTTTCCTTTACCTATCCGCATCTGCTCAAAGGATGGCGTGAGGCCGGGGCCGAGATCCTGCCGTTTTCGCCGCTTGCCAATGAAGCCCCTGACCCGGACGCTGATCTGGTCTGGCTGCCTGGTGGATATCCTGAACTGCATGCCGGCACCTTGGCTGCGGCAGAAACTTTCCACACGGGTCTGCGCAAACACGCCGAGACCAAATCGGTGCACGGCGAGTGTGGCGGATATATGGCCCTGGGTGAAGCGCTGGTCGACAAGGACGGCGCGCGGCATCAGATGGCCGGGCTGCTTGGCCTGGTAACCTCTTACGAAAAACGCAAGTTCAACCTGGGCTATCGCAAGGCGCAACTGGTGGCGCCAATGCCCGGCTTTGCCACCGGTACGGAACTGCGCGGGCATGAATTCCACTATTCCTCGATCGTGGAACAGCCCGATGCACCGCTGGCGCGCGTGTTTGACGCCGAAGGCGCCGAAGGGCCGCAGACAGGATCGGTACGCGGTCACGTCACCGGCACCTTCTTTCACCTCATTGCAGAAGACAGCAAATGA
- a CDS encoding cobalt-precorrin-6A reductase has translation MSNLLILGGTTEANALAKTVAEQGLNATYSYAGRVDNPRPQPLPTRVGGFGGAEGLERYIRDHGVTHVIDATHPFAAQMSGNAAQACAQTGTPLAAMTRPAWVEGEADNWIRVANVDTAVEALSGPAQRVFLAVGRMHLADFAAQPQHHYLLRLVDEPGRVPMPNADVEVSRGPFTVEGDIELMRRHGTQLVVSKNAGGSGARAKLDAARALGLPVLMIDRPKVPERTELGTSTQVLDWLAHNGF, from the coding sequence ATGTCCAACCTCCTTATTCTTGGCGGCACAACCGAAGCCAACGCTCTGGCCAAAACTGTTGCAGAACAGGGGCTTAACGCGACCTATTCTTACGCAGGGCGCGTCGACAACCCGCGTCCGCAGCCGCTGCCGACCCGCGTTGGCGGCTTTGGTGGGGCCGAGGGGCTGGAGCGTTACATCCGCGACCATGGCGTGACCCATGTGATCGACGCAACGCACCCCTTTGCTGCGCAGATGAGCGGGAACGCCGCGCAGGCCTGCGCCCAGACGGGCACGCCGCTGGCTGCAATGACGCGCCCGGCGTGGGTGGAAGGAGAGGCTGACAATTGGATCCGTGTCGCGAATGTCGACACTGCTGTCGAGGCGTTGAGCGGTCCTGCTCAACGCGTGTTTCTTGCCGTGGGCCGTATGCATTTGGCGGACTTCGCGGCCCAGCCCCAGCACCACTACTTGCTGCGTCTGGTGGATGAACCGGGCAGGGTGCCGATGCCCAACGCCGACGTAGAGGTCTCGCGCGGGCCGTTCACTGTTGAGGGCGACATTGAGCTGATGCGCCGTCATGGCACGCAGTTGGTCGTGTCCAAGAATGCGGGCGGCAGTGGCGCGCGGGCCAAGCTGGATGCGGCGCGCGCCTTGGGTCTGCCCGTCCTTATGATCGATCGGCCCAAAGT
- the cobF gene encoding precorrin-6A synthase (deacetylating) — MYELNLIGIGTGNPDHVTFQGAKAIRDADLILIPRKGENKADLAGLREEIIAQVTDTSPTVAYFDIPKRRSEDGYLRGVDEWHDAIALRWQEAIAEHPQTEQVALLIWGDPSLYDSSLRIASRLNPYPTTRVIPGITALQALTAAHAIPINDIGAPYVVTTGRRIRDEGWPDGMGKVAVMLDGECSFQSLEMGAYHIWWGAYVGMKEQILVSGPLDAVAAEILDTRARARADHGWIMDIYLLQKRQNGAEAS; from the coding sequence ATGTATGAGCTGAACCTGATCGGCATTGGCACCGGCAACCCGGATCACGTGACCTTTCAGGGCGCGAAGGCGATCCGCGACGCCGACCTGATCCTGATCCCGCGCAAGGGCGAGAACAAAGCCGATCTGGCCGGACTGCGCGAAGAGATCATCGCGCAGGTGACTGATACCTCCCCCACGGTCGCTTATTTCGACATCCCCAAGCGCCGCTCTGAAGACGGCTATCTGCGCGGTGTCGATGAATGGCACGACGCCATCGCCCTGCGCTGGCAAGAGGCGATTGCGGAACACCCGCAGACCGAACAGGTGGCACTGTTGATCTGGGGCGATCCGTCGCTCTATGACAGCTCACTGCGAATTGCATCGCGGCTGAACCCTTACCCGACAACTCGGGTTATCCCGGGCATCACCGCCTTGCAGGCGCTGACCGCCGCCCATGCAATCCCAATCAATGATATCGGCGCGCCTTATGTGGTGACGACCGGACGCCGCATTCGCGACGAAGGCTGGCCAGATGGGATGGGCAAAGTGGCCGTGATGCTGGATGGCGAATGCTCGTTCCAGAGCCTTGAGATGGGCGCGTATCACATCTGGTGGGGGGCCTATGTCGGCATGAAAGAGCAGATTCTCGTATCTGGTCCTTTGGATGCGGTCGCAGCCGAGATTCTGGATACGCGGGCCAGAGCGCGCGCGGATCACGGCTGGATCATGGACATTTATTTGCTGCAAAAGCGCCAAAACGGCGCCGAAGCGTCGTAA
- a CDS encoding DUF1636 domain-containing protein: MTKAAAAQQMTLRLCTTCSGDRDRPAERDAIAQALREAGLQDRVELLDHECFSACAHPVSISLQGEGRASYVFAGLTLIEDARDVAATCQTYLDSPGGWIEDARPCGRLRLCLRARIPAL; the protein is encoded by the coding sequence GTGACAAAGGCGGCGGCGGCGCAGCAGATGACCCTGCGCTTGTGTACGACATGCAGCGGCGATCGTGATCGCCCTGCCGAGCGCGACGCGATTGCGCAAGCGCTTCGAGAGGCTGGTTTGCAGGACCGGGTGGAGCTGTTGGACCACGAATGCTTCAGCGCCTGCGCGCACCCGGTGTCGATCAGCCTGCAAGGTGAAGGGAGGGCGAGCTATGTCTTTGCCGGACTGACGCTGATCGAGGATGCGAGGGACGTCGCAGCCACCTGTCAGACCTATTTGGACAGCCCCGGTGGCTGGATCGAAGACGCCCGCCCATGCGGCCGACTGCGCCTATGCCTGAGGGCACGGATACCCGCCCTTTGA
- the cobM gene encoding precorrin-4 C(11)-methyltransferase, whose amino-acid sequence MTVHFIGAGPGAADLLTLRGRDIIASSPVCLYAGSLVPEEILSHCPDDAKVINTAAMDLDAIVAEIKVAHAAGQDVARLHSGDLSVWSAMGEQIRRLKAEGIPVSVTPGVPSFAAAAAALGTELTLPGLGQSVVLTRTPGRASSMPEGESLENFARTGTTLAIHLSIGNLDKVIADLTPHYGADCPVAVVYRASWPDEQIIRATLETLKDALDEKISRTALILVGPVLKGEGFDESCLYSTDYDRRYRPQSAESPWSSWQHGDD is encoded by the coding sequence ATGACCGTTCATTTCATCGGCGCCGGACCGGGCGCTGCCGACCTGCTGACCCTGCGGGGCCGCGACATCATCGCGTCGAGCCCGGTGTGCCTCTATGCCGGGTCGCTGGTGCCAGAGGAAATCCTGAGCCATTGCCCGGATGACGCCAAGGTGATCAACACGGCCGCGATGGACCTGGATGCGATTGTCGCCGAGATTAAGGTTGCTCATGCTGCGGGCCAAGATGTAGCGCGGCTTCATTCCGGTGACCTGTCGGTCTGGTCCGCCATGGGCGAGCAGATCCGCCGCCTGAAAGCAGAAGGTATTCCGGTGAGCGTCACCCCCGGCGTGCCCTCCTTTGCCGCTGCCGCTGCCGCCTTGGGAACCGAACTGACCCTGCCTGGCCTGGGGCAGTCGGTGGTTCTGACCCGGACGCCGGGACGCGCCTCGTCTATGCCTGAGGGCGAGAGCCTGGAAAACTTTGCCCGCACCGGCACCACGCTGGCCATCCACCTGTCGATCGGCAACCTGGACAAGGTGATCGCGGATCTGACCCCGCATTACGGCGCCGATTGTCCTGTGGCCGTGGTCTATCGCGCCAGTTGGCCCGACGAGCAGATCATCCGCGCCACATTGGAGACACTGAAGGACGCGCTGGACGAAAAGATCTCGCGCACCGCATTGATCCTTGTGGGGCCGGTCCTGAAGGGCGAAGGGTTCGACGAAAGCTGCCTCTATTCCACCGACTACGACCGCCGCTATCGTCCACAAAGCGCCGAGAGCCCGTGGTCGAGCTGGCAGCATGGCGACGATTGA
- the cobA gene encoding uroporphyrinogen-III C-methyltransferase, protein MTGFVSFIGSGPGDPELLTLKAVDRMGKADAVLFDDLSSGPILSHAREDADLVGVGKRAGRPSPKQDHVSRLLVDYALTGAKVVRLKSGDGGMFGRLEEELVALREAGIEYEIIPGIPSAVAAAAAAGIPLTRRLTARRVQFVTGHDVSGKLPDDLNLQALADDQATTVVFMGKRTFPLLVTALHEHGLPLDTPALLAEAVSTPDQALHRTTMGELAQRLSAEIGTAPALILYGPLAELEDV, encoded by the coding sequence ATGACTGGTTTTGTTTCCTTTATCGGCTCTGGTCCCGGCGACCCAGAGCTCTTGACGCTCAAGGCCGTGGACCGGATGGGCAAGGCCGATGCGGTACTGTTTGACGACCTGAGCAGCGGTCCGATCCTGAGCCATGCGCGTGAGGATGCCGATCTGGTCGGAGTGGGCAAACGCGCCGGGCGCCCGTCGCCCAAACAGGATCACGTCAGCCGCCTGCTGGTGGATTATGCCCTGACCGGAGCCAAAGTGGTGCGGTTGAAGTCGGGCGATGGCGGGATGTTCGGGCGACTGGAGGAAGAGCTGGTCGCGCTGCGTGAAGCCGGGATCGAATACGAGATCATCCCCGGCATCCCCTCGGCCGTGGCCGCCGCCGCCGCCGCCGGTATCCCGCTGACCCGCCGCCTGACAGCCCGCCGGGTGCAGTTCGTCACCGGCCATGATGTCAGCGGCAAACTGCCCGACGACCTGAACCTGCAGGCACTGGCCGACGATCAGGCAACCACGGTGGTCTTCATGGGCAAGCGAACTTTTCCGTTGCTGGTCACAGCCTTGCACGAACACGGCCTGCCGCTGGACACTCCTGCTCTTTTGGCCGAGGCGGTCTCGACCCCGGATCAGGCTCTGCACCGCACGACCATGGGAGAGTTGGCCCAACGCCTGAGCGCCGAGATCGGAACGGCACCTGCTCTCATCCTGTACGGCCCGCTGGCGGAGTTGGAAGATGTATGA
- a CDS encoding CbtA family protein gives MISRILTSALFAGAAAGLITALLQLVFVQPVLLHAELYESGALVHFGAEAVSAHPDLPGMFAEPIRDGLSIIFTMLTYTGYALVMVALMSVAQGQGHEINARTGLLWGLAGFVAFHFAPGLSLAPEVPGVAAAEVGARQIWWTATVAAAGIAMWLIAYGGNIVSYVVAALLLMAPHLIGAPEPSTFSGPVPTEIGALFAARAFGVGMAAWALLGTFAGYFWQSEGARAEATA, from the coding sequence ATGATCAGTCGTATTCTGACCAGCGCGTTGTTCGCTGGCGCTGCAGCAGGGTTGATTACAGCCCTGCTGCAGTTGGTTTTTGTGCAACCCGTGTTGCTGCACGCCGAGCTCTATGAGAGCGGCGCATTGGTGCATTTCGGCGCAGAAGCCGTCAGCGCGCATCCTGACCTGCCGGGCATGTTCGCCGAGCCGATACGCGACGGGTTGAGCATCATCTTCACCATGCTGACCTACACAGGCTATGCGCTGGTTATGGTGGCCCTGATGTCTGTGGCCCAAGGTCAAGGGCACGAGATCAACGCCCGCACCGGATTGTTGTGGGGTCTGGCGGGTTTTGTGGCGTTCCACTTTGCCCCCGGTCTTTCGCTGGCCCCTGAGGTGCCTGGTGTGGCCGCAGCCGAAGTGGGTGCGCGTCAGATCTGGTGGACCGCAACGGTGGCTGCAGCTGGCATCGCCATGTGGCTGATCGCCTATGGTGGCAACATCGTCAGCTACGTAGTCGCAGCTCTGCTGTTGATGGCACCCCATCTGATTGGTGCGCCTGAACCGTCCACCTTCAGCGGCCCGGTTCCAACCGAAATTGGCGCGCTTTTTGCCGCCCGCGCCTTTGGCGTCGGCATGGCCGCCTGGGCGCTGCTAGGGACTTTTGCCGGTTACTTCTGGCAATCCGAAGGTGCCCGCGCCGAAGCAACGGCCTGA